TCAGTGCAGATGCAGGCCAGCAAGACATGGAAATTTGGCTCACGCAGGCTCCCGAGTGGCGGCGATGGCAAATCCAACTTGCGCAGAGACCCTCGCTACGATTTGAACCTTTCTGTGGAAGGGCAAAATATTACGAATACCGTCAGTCCCGCACCGCCCGTAGGCGTTCTCAGTTCACCGTTCTTTGGCAAGTCAATCGCAACATCGAACAATTTTCTCGCGACCAGTGCCGCCAACCGCACGTTTGCGGCTCATCTATCGCTCTCATTTTGAAATGGAGTGTGGCATTAGAACCCTCTAATTTAGGGCCTCTCACACCATAAAGGGGAAGATTCCAAGGAGGAGGAACTTGACTCCTTGGCGCGCAGCCGGCGAGCGGGGCCGGAGTCAAGCGAATGAGGGTGCAGGGGGAAAACAGCATGTGTTCCCCCTGCCGCCGCTATCGGCGCAAGAGGAAGGGCGGCAGGTTCGCCGCCCTCAAAGGAATGGAATCGTCTAGGCCGCTTTCTTGGCGGTCTTGGCTGCTGGCTGCGGTGCCTTCTTCGCTTTATCCTTGGCCGCAAATTCCTGCCGTACCTTCGATGCGATGCCATCGGTGTCCACCTTGTAGGCGATGGCGGCTTCCTTGAGAACGGAGCTTGGATTGCCGCGCGAGGCCGCCAACAAAATGCAGGTCTCCACCAGCAACCGCGAGAGGGTTCCCTCATCGGCACGACGAAGGAAAACACTCAGGGTCTTCTGCAAGCCGCCATCGTCGCGCTTCTGGCGGATACCGTGTTGCCGTGTCAGCGTCTCGATGCGCCCCTCATCAAGCACCGACACCAACCGCTCGATAACAAACAGCAGGTCACGCTTGAGCAAGCGCACCGGAACGGCTGCACCAATCGCAGACAAGACACGGAGGCCAGTGATGTTCGCGATGGCCTGCTCTTTCCGCTGCTTCTCCTGCTCGGCCTTCCAGCGTTGATCGTCGCGGTCGGCCTTCTGCTTTGGATGATGCACCGGGCAGGACGGATTGGCGCAAACCTTGTGGAGAGTGCCAATATCAGAGCCTTCGGTGATGATGGCTTCGGTGGTGAACTTGCACACCTTGAACTCCGGGCGCTTGGCTTCGTCGGTAGACTTCGGCTTGTCATCCCGAATGGCGGTGTACTTATTGCGTGGCAGGACAGGGCTACCTTCCTTCTGCCCACCGTAGGCCGAGCTGATCTGCACCAACTCCGGTCTCGCAGCAATGGTCTTTGCTACATGCGCAGAGACTTTGGCCTGATAGCAGTTAGGGTCGGTGCAGCGGTCGCCCTGCCTGCCAAGGTCATCCCCGAACAGCAATTTGTTATGCCCCGTCCGCTTGGGGCAATCGGCACAACTGCCAGCAGAAGGAACAAGCTGCGCGTCACGCTTATTGAACGGTGCATCCTTCAAGACAAGCAGGATATTGCTGTCAATCCAGAATTGCAGGTTGCGGACAGGCAGAAGAATACGAGCAGGTTTTGAGGCTCCGTTATAGACCTCCTTGAAACACGCCTTGAGCGCTTCCTCCTGTTGGTCGGCTGGCAGCTTCGCCAGTAACAGAGCGTGTCCCACGCCAATCTCATCGGCATAGAAGGCATCGACAGCGGACGGGATGAGGTCGGTCAGCTTGAGCCTTTGCGCAACGAACGCAGGGCTTTTCCCGACACGCGCTCCGATCTGCTCGATGCTGTACTTGGGTTCCTCCAAGTCGAGCAACGCACGGAATCCCTGCGCTTCCTCCATCGGATGGATTTCGCTTCTCACAAGATTCTCAACCAATTGCGCCTCCAATGCCTCGGCATCGGAGAGGTTGACGATGCGGACAGGCACGGTCGGGGTTTCCGCCATCTGCGCGGCGCGGTAACGCCTCGCTCCTGCGATGATCTCGAAGCCGTTCTCGGTGATGGGTCGCACCAGCAACGGAGACAGAACGCCCTGGGTGCGGATGGAGTCGGCCAACTCCTTCAAGGCGGTCTCCTCGAAGGTGCGGCGCGGGTTGGTCTTGGACTCATTCAAGAGAGACAGCGAGACATTGCGATATTCGGTGGCTTGGATGACTTGGGTTTCCATGATGATGTGCTCCTTTCGAGCGGTTGCAAGGGATGGTCACGGAGCGGCACACGTCGGGCATGGTTCCGCTCCAACGGAGCGGACTAGCCGAGGATGCACTTGTCCGTGAAGACTTCGGAGAAGCCCTGCGCACGCAGGTTGTTGTCCCACAGCTTGGCGAACTGCTCGTGTTGCTGGTGAAGCTGCGTGTGATAGCAGTAATTGCCTTCCTGAATGAAGCGGCTCCACTGCTCGACACCTGCGTAATCGTTCCTCCAATAAAACGCGTTCAGGTGTGCGCCACCGGCGAGACCAAGCTCGAAGCACATCTGCGGGTCACGCATGGCATCGCCATTCTGGATGCCGTAGTGAGCAACGGACAGCGCGGGCAGACCGCACGGGCCGGACTCATCCACGGCCTCGATGACGAGTTCCATATAAGGCGGGTTCTCGATCTTGAGGTAGAGGCTGGGCCGCCAGCCTCCTGCTTTGCGAAGGATGTCGAGTACGGTCTTCATGCCGCTACCTCCGCGAGTTCGTCGGTGGCGGCTTCTTCCGCGATGTGCGGTTCCAAGGCAGCAAGGATGACGCTGGCGGTCTGCTGGATGACTTCCAAGCTCTCGGCCAGCAATGAGGCGTTGCCGTGGTAAAGCTGGATGTAATCGGCGGACGCGGAACCCGTCACCAGACCAACAGCCTTACCGACCACAAAGGCCACGGCTTCGGCCTCTGTCTCGCGTACGGTCTTGGTGGTTGCCGTACGGCGTTCTGCCTTGTGCAGGAGTTCATGCGCCGTCTCGTGTACCAGCGTCGAAAACTCTTCCGCTTTCGACTGTCCGGGCAAGAGCGCGATGCGTCCGCCATAGCTCATGCCGAGGGCTGGCGCGATGTTCGGGTTATAGGAAAGCGCGATGCCCTTGCTCTTGAGAAAGTCGGCCAGCCGCTCCAAGTTCTCGCCGGGGTCGCCGGAGACCTCGCGCATCTCCGGCAGGTCTACGCCGTCGGTCTGGGACACATCGAAGACGTAGGCATTGCGGAAGCCAAGCAACACGCGCTCGTTCTGCTTGGTAATGTCTTTTTGCGCTTCCTCGTCCTTCTTGCGGCGAACGCCGACGATGGGGGCAAGGATGCGGATGCCTTTCTGTCCGGCCTTCACATTGCGGCCAAGATTCTTCCATGTCCAGAACCCGGCTACTCTGGTTGCGGTGGGCATCTGCCGGGCAATCTCCAAGACGTTCCCGAAGGAATACGAATGGAAGCGGCTCATGGCGGTGAGGTAGTTGGTGAGGGCTTCGGAGTGTCCTGCCTCCAACTGCTCAATCAGCAGCTTGATGTTGGCGGCGATGAGTTCCTGTTTGGTGGAAGGCTTCTTGCTGTCGATGGTGGCGACGTTGCTGGTGGTGGCTGT
Above is a genomic segment from Granulicella cerasi containing:
- a CDS encoding ParB/RepB/Spo0J family partition protein; protein product: METQVIQATEYRNVSLSLLNESKTNPRRTFEETALKELADSIRTQGVLSPLLVRPITENGFEIIAGARRYRAAQMAETPTVPVRIVNLSDAEALEAQLVENLVRSEIHPMEEAQGFRALLDLEEPKYSIEQIGARVGKSPAFVAQRLKLTDLIPSAVDAFYADEIGVGHALLLAKLPADQQEEALKACFKEVYNGASKPARILLPVRNLQFWIDSNILLVLKDAPFNKRDAQLVPSAGSCADCPKRTGHNKLLFGDDLGRQGDRCTDPNCYQAKVSAHVAKTIAARPELVQISSAYGGQKEGSPVLPRNKYTAIRDDKPKSTDEAKRPEFKVCKFTTEAIITEGSDIGTLHKVCANPSCPVHHPKQKADRDDQRWKAEQEKQRKEQAIANITGLRVLSAIGAAVPVRLLKRDLLFVIERLVSVLDEGRIETLTRQHGIRQKRDDGGLQKTLSVFLRRADEGTLSRLLVETCILLAASRGNPSSVLKEAAIAYKVDTDGIASKVRQEFAAKDKAKKAPQPAAKTAKKAA
- a CDS encoding DUF6908 domain-containing protein — encoded protein: MKTVLDILRKAGGWRPSLYLKIENPPYMELVIEAVDESGPCGLPALSVAHYGIQNGDAMRDPQMCFELGLAGGAHLNAFYWRNDYAGVEQWSRFIQEGNYCYHTQLHQQHEQFAKLWDNNLRAQGFSEVFTDKCILG
- a CDS encoding ArdC family protein, producing MSSTATTSNVATIDSKKPSTKQELIAANIKLLIEQLEAGHSEALTNYLTAMSRFHSYSFGNVLEIARQMPTATRVAGFWTWKNLGRNVKAGQKGIRILAPIVGVRRKKDEEAQKDITKQNERVLLGFRNAYVFDVSQTDGVDLPEMREVSGDPGENLERLADFLKSKGIALSYNPNIAPALGMSYGGRIALLPGQSKAEEFSTLVHETAHELLHKAERRTATTKTVRETEAEAVAFVVGKAVGLVTGSASADYIQLYHGNASLLAESLEVIQQTASVILAALEPHIAEEAATDELAEVAA